The Bacillus sp. Y1 genome has a window encoding:
- the rpmG gene encoding 50S ribosomal protein L33 — translation MTKKVVLACVTCGSRNYSTMSNKESERLELKKFCRTCSAHTIHRQTK, via the coding sequence TTGACAAAAAAGGTAGTTTTGGCCTGTGTAACTTGCGGTTCGAGAAACTATTCAACGATGAGCAATAAAGAGTCGGAACGGTTAGAGCTGAAGAAGTTTTGTAGAACATGCAGTGCTCATACCATCCACCGTCAAACAAAGTAG
- the rlmB gene encoding 23S rRNA (guanosine(2251)-2'-O)-methyltransferase RlmB has product MSQDFIIGKNPVIEALKSERDVNKIFIAEGSQTGQMQQVIGLAKAQNVIVQFVPKKKIDQMVEGNHQGVVAAVAAYQYAELDDLFKAAEAKGETPFFLLLDEIEDPHNLGSIMRTADSTGAHGIIIPKRRAVGLTATVAKASTGAIEYVPVVRVTNMAQTIDELKERGLWIAGTDAKGKQDFRSLDGTMPLGLVIGSEGKGMGRLIRDKCDFLVSLPMKGHVTSLNASVAAALLMYEVYRKRYPLEG; this is encoded by the coding sequence ATGAGCCAAGACTTTATTATTGGGAAAAATCCAGTTATAGAAGCACTAAAGTCAGAACGCGATGTGAATAAAATATTTATCGCAGAAGGTTCCCAAACGGGTCAAATGCAACAGGTCATTGGGCTAGCAAAAGCACAAAATGTCATCGTTCAATTTGTTCCTAAAAAGAAAATCGACCAGATGGTAGAAGGAAATCACCAAGGGGTTGTAGCGGCAGTAGCTGCCTATCAATATGCGGAGCTAGATGACTTGTTTAAGGCGGCAGAAGCAAAAGGTGAAACACCATTTTTCCTTTTGTTAGATGAAATTGAGGATCCGCATAATCTAGGATCCATTATGAGAACAGCTGATTCCACTGGTGCACACGGAATTATCATTCCGAAACGACGAGCAGTTGGGTTAACAGCAACTGTTGCAAAAGCATCAACGGGTGCCATTGAATATGTTCCTGTTGTCCGCGTGACGAATATGGCACAAACCATTGATGAGCTAAAGGAACGAGGTTTATGGATTGCAGGGACAGATGCAAAGGGCAAACAGGACTTTCGTTCGCTTGATGGGACAATGCCTTTAGGTCTTGTGATTGGTAGTGAAGGAAAAGGAATGGGAAGACTCATCCGTGATAAATGTGACTTTTTGGTTAGCCTGCCAATGAAAGGACATGTCACCTCTTTAAATGCTTCGGTAGCGGCTGCCCTTTTAATGTATGAGGTGTATCGAAAACGATATCCACTAGAGGGATAA
- a CDS encoding Mini-ribonuclease 3 produces MLHFENTIDAKQLNSLALAYIGDSIFEVYVRRYLLQSGKVRPNQLHKESTKYVSAKAQCQFIHHFLDSKLLSEEEEAVVRRGRNAKSGTVPKNTDVQTYRYGTAFEALIGYLYLMNREERLDELIEVALSQVGE; encoded by the coding sequence ATGCTTCACTTTGAAAATACGATAGATGCAAAACAATTGAATAGTCTCGCGCTAGCATATATAGGGGACTCCATTTTTGAAGTATATGTTCGGAGATACCTGCTTCAATCTGGGAAGGTACGACCGAATCAGCTTCATAAGGAGTCGACGAAATATGTATCAGCAAAAGCTCAATGTCAATTCATCCATCACTTTCTGGATTCGAAGCTCTTAAGTGAGGAAGAAGAGGCTGTTGTTAGAAGGGGCCGAAATGCAAAATCTGGAACAGTGCCAAAGAACACAGATGTACAGACATATCGCTATGGGACAGCGTTCGAAGCATTAATCGGATATCTATATTTAATGAACAGAGAGGAGCGACTTGATGAATTGATCGAAGTTGCCCTCTCTCAAGTTGGAGAATGA
- the gltX gene encoding glutamate--tRNA ligase: MSNTVRVRYAPSPTGHLHIGNARTALFNYLFARHQGGKFIIRIEDTDKKRNIAGGEESQLKYLKWLGIDWDESVDVGGSYGPYRQSERNDLYEVYFKQLLEEGKAYKCYCTEEELEAERNEQAEKGEMGGYSGKCRHLTSEQREALEKEGRQPSVRFLVPSGKVFSFNDMVKGDVSFEADGIGGDFVIVKKDGTPTYNFAVAVDDHLMEITHVLRGDDHISNTPKQMMIYEALGWETPVFGHMTLIVNESRKKLSKRDESIIQFIEQYEELGYLPEALFNFITLLGWSPSGEEEIFSKEELISIFEANRLSKSPALFDKQKLTWMNNQYMKKQDVDVVYGLALPHLQKAGLVSEAMTPEEIEWTKNLVALYQDQLSYGAEIVELSELFFKEELELEEEAKAVLQEEGVKEVLSTFASEIEKLSSLQSEDVQATLKIVQKATGQKGKKLFMPVRVAATGQTHGPDLPKAIALIGKEKILQRIVSIIG; this comes from the coding sequence ATGTCTAACACTGTACGTGTTCGTTATGCACCAAGTCCAACGGGGCATTTACATATTGGAAACGCTCGTACTGCACTATTTAACTACTTGTTTGCGCGTCATCAAGGTGGAAAGTTTATTATCCGAATTGAAGACACCGATAAGAAGCGTAATATTGCTGGCGGGGAAGAAAGTCAGCTTAAATACTTAAAATGGTTAGGAATAGATTGGGATGAGAGCGTTGATGTCGGTGGATCATATGGTCCATACAGACAATCAGAACGTAACGACTTATATGAAGTGTACTTTAAGCAACTTCTAGAAGAGGGCAAAGCTTATAAATGCTATTGTACAGAGGAAGAACTAGAAGCAGAACGTAATGAGCAAGCGGAGAAGGGTGAGATGGGTGGCTATTCAGGGAAATGCCGTCATCTAACGAGTGAGCAGCGCGAAGCTCTAGAAAAAGAAGGACGACAACCAAGCGTACGCTTTTTGGTTCCAAGTGGGAAGGTTTTCAGTTTTAACGACATGGTCAAAGGTGATGTATCTTTTGAGGCAGATGGAATCGGTGGAGATTTTGTCATTGTAAAAAAAGATGGAACACCGACTTATAATTTTGCTGTTGCTGTTGATGATCACTTGATGGAAATTACACATGTGTTACGTGGAGATGACCATATTTCTAATACACCAAAGCAAATGATGATTTACGAAGCATTAGGTTGGGAAACACCAGTGTTTGGACATATGACATTGATCGTAAACGAAAGCCGAAAGAAGCTGAGCAAACGTGATGAGTCTATTATTCAGTTCATTGAACAGTATGAGGAATTAGGATATCTTCCTGAAGCATTATTTAATTTTATTACCTTACTCGGCTGGTCACCATCTGGAGAAGAAGAGATTTTCTCTAAGGAAGAACTGATTTCCATTTTTGAAGCGAATAGACTTTCGAAATCTCCAGCTCTATTTGATAAGCAAAAGCTTACATGGATGAATAACCAGTACATGAAAAAGCAAGATGTTGACGTTGTGTATGGGCTTGCTCTACCGCATCTTCAAAAGGCGGGTCTTGTTAGTGAGGCAATGACTCCAGAGGAAATAGAATGGACGAAAAATCTCGTAGCGCTTTATCAAGATCAGTTAAGCTATGGGGCCGAAATTGTCGAGCTATCTGAGTTATTCTTCAAGGAGGAACTAGAGCTAGAGGAAGAAGCAAAGGCGGTTCTTCAGGAGGAGGGCGTGAAGGAAGTATTATCTACTTTTGCGAGTGAGATTGAAAAGCTTTCAAGCCTACAATCAGAGGATGTTCAAGCAACTTTGAAGATCGTTCAAAAAGCAACAGGACAAAAGGGTAAGAAGCTCTTTATGCCAGTTCGTGTTGCTGCTACTGGTCAAACACACGGCCCAGATCTACCTAAAGCAATTGCTTTAATTGGTAAAGAAAAAATATTACAACGAATTGTGAGCATTATTGGTTAA
- the rplK gene encoding 50S ribosomal protein L11: MAKKVIKIVKLQIPAAKANPAPPVGPALGQAGVNIMGFCKEFNARTAEQAGLIIPVEITVFEDRSFTFITKTPPAAVLLKKAAGIESGSGVPNRNKVATVKRDKVREIAETKMPDLNAASVEAAMRMVEGTARSMGIVIED, from the coding sequence GTGGCTAAAAAAGTAATTAAGATTGTTAAGTTACAAATCCCTGCAGCTAAAGCTAATCCAGCACCACCAGTTGGTCCTGCACTAGGTCAAGCCGGTGTTAACATCATGGGATTCTGTAAAGAGTTCAACGCTCGTACAGCTGAACAAGCTGGCTTAATCATTCCTGTTGAGATTACGGTTTTTGAAGACCGTTCATTTACATTTATTACAAAAACTCCTCCTGCTGCAGTTCTTCTTAAGAAGGCGGCTGGCATCGAGTCTGGTTCTGGTGTACCGAACCGTAATAAAGTAGCAACAGTCAAGCGTGACAAGGTGCGCGAGATTGCTGAAACAAAAATGCCTGATCTAAATGCGGCTAGCGTTGAAGCAGCTATGCGTATGGTTGAAGGTACTGCACGCAGCATGGGTATTGTTATCGAAGACTAA
- the cysS gene encoding cysteine--tRNA ligase, translating into MSIQIYNTLTRSKEPFIPLEEGKVKMYVCGPTVYNYIHIGNARPPIVFDTVRRYLEYRGYEVQYISNFTDVDDKLIRVANELGEDVPTIADRFIKAYFEDVTALGCKKADVHPRVTESMDIILDFISTLIEKGYAYESEGDVYYHTRKFKEYGKLSHQSIDELRLGTRIAIGEKKQDSLDFVLWKAAKPGEIFWESPWGKGRPGWHIECSAMAKKYLGDTIDIHAGGQDLAFPHHENEIAQSEALTNKTFARYWMHNGYINIDNEKMSKSLGNFVLVHDIIKKHDPQVLRFFMLAVHYRNPINYTDELLENTKAGLDRLITSYQNLKHRREASANLTDNDQEWLTKVTTLHDEFVRDMDDDFNTANGISKLFDLSKLANMYLIEKNTSITVIDAFMSEFEVLFGILGLTLEADQLLDEEIEALIEQRIQARKDRNFQLSDQIRDQLKDMNIILEDTPQGTRWKRG; encoded by the coding sequence ATGAGCATTCAAATATATAATACACTGACTCGTTCAAAAGAGCCGTTCATCCCTCTAGAAGAGGGTAAAGTAAAGATGTATGTTTGCGGTCCTACAGTTTATAACTATATCCATATAGGAAATGCAAGACCACCCATTGTGTTTGATACAGTAAGAAGATATTTAGAGTACAGAGGATATGAGGTTCAATATATCTCCAATTTCACTGATGTGGATGATAAGCTTATTCGTGTCGCAAATGAGCTTGGAGAAGATGTCCCAACGATTGCTGATCGTTTTATAAAAGCATACTTTGAAGATGTAACAGCACTCGGATGCAAAAAAGCAGATGTTCATCCTCGAGTAACAGAAAGTATGGATATTATTTTAGACTTTATTTCTACATTGATTGAAAAGGGATATGCCTATGAGTCCGAGGGCGATGTATACTATCACACTCGTAAATTCAAGGAGTATGGAAAATTGTCTCACCAATCGATTGATGAACTGAGACTAGGTACGAGAATTGCCATCGGTGAGAAGAAACAAGATTCTTTAGACTTTGTACTTTGGAAGGCAGCAAAGCCGGGTGAAATTTTCTGGGAAAGCCCATGGGGGAAAGGAAGACCAGGCTGGCATATTGAGTGCTCTGCAATGGCGAAGAAGTATTTAGGTGATACGATTGACATTCATGCAGGCGGACAGGATCTGGCTTTCCCGCATCATGAAAATGAAATTGCGCAATCAGAAGCGTTAACAAACAAAACATTTGCGCGCTATTGGATGCATAACGGGTACATTAATATTGATAATGAAAAAATGTCAAAATCACTAGGAAACTTTGTTCTTGTACACGATATTATCAAAAAACATGATCCGCAAGTACTAAGATTCTTTATGTTAGCAGTACATTATCGCAATCCCATCAACTATACAGATGAGTTGTTAGAAAATACAAAGGCAGGACTTGATCGATTAATAACTTCTTACCAAAACTTAAAACATCGACGTGAGGCTAGTGCCAATTTAACGGACAATGATCAAGAATGGTTGACAAAGGTTACTACCTTACATGATGAGTTTGTACGTGATATGGATGATGATTTTAATACAGCTAATGGAATCTCTAAGTTATTCGACTTATCAAAGTTGGCTAACATGTATCTTATTGAAAAAAATACATCTATCACTGTGATCGACGCATTTATGAGTGAGTTTGAAGTGTTATTTGGAATCTTAGGTTTAACTCTTGAAGCAGATCAACTGCTTGACGAAGAAATAGAAGCATTAATCGAACAACGAATCCAGGCTAGAAAAGATCGAAATTTCCAGTTATCTGACCAAATTCGTGATCAGTTAAAAGATATGAATATTATTTTAGAAGATACGCCTCAAGGCACAAGATGGAAAAGAGGCTAA
- the nusG gene encoding transcription termination/antitermination protein NusG, which translates to MEKNWYVVHTYSGYENKVKANLEKRVESMAMQDKIFRVVVPEEEETDIKNGKKKVVKRKVFPGYVLVEIVMTDDSWYVVRNTPGVTGFVGSAGSGSKPTPLLPEEVNFILKRMGLEQKRVDVNFELGEMVQVKEGPFANFTGSIEEIDKDKSKVKVLVNMFGRDTPVELEFTQIEKI; encoded by the coding sequence ATGGAAAAGAATTGGTATGTAGTTCATACTTACTCGGGCTATGAGAACAAGGTAAAAGCAAACCTTGAAAAACGTGTAGAGTCTATGGCGATGCAAGACAAAATCTTTCGCGTGGTAGTGCCTGAAGAAGAAGAAACAGATATTAAGAATGGTAAAAAGAAAGTAGTTAAAAGAAAGGTGTTTCCAGGTTACGTATTAGTTGAAATCGTGATGACAGATGACTCTTGGTATGTTGTTCGAAACACTCCTGGAGTAACTGGTTTCGTAGGTTCAGCTGGATCTGGTTCTAAGCCGACTCCTTTACTACCGGAAGAAGTGAATTTCATCCTTAAACGTATGGGACTAGAGCAGAAGCGTGTGGATGTAAACTTTGAACTTGGAGAAATGGTACAAGTCAAGGAGGGTCCATTTGCAAACTTTACTGGATCTATTGAAGAAATAGATAAAGACAAGTCTAAAGTCAAGGTTCTTGTAAATATGTTTGGTCGAGATACCCCTGTAGAACTTGAATTTACACAGATTGAAAAAATATAA
- the sigH gene encoding RNA polymerase sporulation sigma factor SigH — protein MLVRSGGSEVNADYKTTKINENYLHFIQLEDEEIVDLVHKGDSEALDYLIHKYRNFVRAKARSYFLIGADKEDIVQEGMIGLYKAIRDFREDKLTSFKAFAELCITRQIITAIKTATRQKHIPLNSYVSLDKPIYDEESDRTLMDVISGAKVLDPEELIINQEEFDHIEVKMAELLSDLERKVLALYLDGQSYQEISEELNRHVKSIDNALQRVKRKLEKYLEVRELTL, from the coding sequence ATGCTTGTTCGGTCGGGGGGATCCGAAGTGAATGCTGACTACAAGACAACAAAAATCAACGAAAATTATTTGCATTTCATACAGCTTGAGGATGAGGAAATAGTTGATTTAGTGCACAAAGGTGATAGTGAAGCATTAGATTACTTGATTCATAAGTATCGAAATTTCGTTAGAGCTAAAGCTAGATCCTATTTCTTAATCGGTGCTGACAAAGAAGACATTGTTCAAGAAGGAATGATCGGTCTTTACAAAGCGATCCGAGATTTCCGAGAAGACAAGCTCACCTCTTTTAAAGCGTTTGCAGAACTGTGTATCACGAGACAAATTATTACCGCTATTAAAACGGCAACGAGACAAAAGCATATTCCACTGAATTCTTATGTGTCGTTGGACAAGCCGATCTATGATGAAGAATCCGATCGAACGTTAATGGATGTTATTTCTGGAGCTAAAGTGTTAGATCCGGAGGAACTTATTATCAATCAAGAGGAATTTGATCATATTGAGGTTAAAATGGCTGAGCTTCTTAGTGATTTAGAGCGGAAGGTACTAGCTCTTTACCTAGATGGTCAGTCTTACCAGGAAATATCAGAGGAGCTCAACCGTCATGTGAAATCCATTGACAATGCGCTCCAACGTGTGAAAAGGAAGCTTGAGAAATATCTTGAGGTAAGGGAGCTCACCCTGTAA
- the ispF gene encoding 2-C-methyl-D-erythritol 2,4-cyclodiphosphate synthase: MFRIGQGFDVHQLTEGRPLIIGGITIPYEKGLLGHSDADVLLHTVTDAVLGAIGEGDIGRHFPDTDPEFKDVDSAKLLEHVWSLVEDRGYELVNADCTIIAQRPKMAPYIEQMKNRIAELLKATPEQVNVKATTTEKLGFTGREEGIASQAVVLLKKKEL, encoded by the coding sequence ATGTTTAGAATTGGACAAGGATTTGACGTTCATCAGCTCACAGAGGGTAGACCTCTAATTATAGGAGGAATAACGATTCCTTACGAAAAAGGATTGTTAGGGCATTCCGATGCAGATGTCCTTCTTCACACAGTGACAGATGCTGTCTTAGGAGCGATTGGTGAAGGAGATATTGGTAGACACTTTCCGGATACTGATCCAGAGTTTAAGGATGTCGATTCAGCAAAACTTCTTGAACATGTATGGTCATTAGTTGAGGATCGAGGATATGAGCTAGTGAATGCTGATTGCACTATTATTGCACAAAGACCGAAGATGGCACCATACATTGAACAAATGAAAAACCGAATTGCTGAATTACTGAAGGCTACACCAGAACAAGTAAATGTTAAAGCAACAACAACGGAAAAGCTTGGGTTTACTGGAAGAGAAGAAGGAATTGCTTCTCAAGCAGTTGTGCTCTTAAAAAAGAAAGAGCTCTAG
- a CDS encoding NYN domain-containing protein, whose amino-acid sequence MDILLVDGYNIIGAWPELRELKNKDLASARDRLVERMAEYQAYSGYRVIVVFDAHFVKGTEKKYKNYKVEVIFTRNNETADERIEKLAISLNNRKTQIHVATSDFTEQWAIFGQGALRKSARELLIEMDSVEKKIEKKVQKIQENSPTSKIPLSNEVAEIFEKWRRGKR is encoded by the coding sequence ATGGACATTCTGTTAGTGGATGGATACAATATCATCGGAGCTTGGCCAGAGCTTCGAGAGCTAAAAAATAAGGATTTAGCATCAGCTCGGGACCGTTTAGTTGAGAGGATGGCCGAGTATCAAGCTTACTCAGGCTATCGTGTCATCGTTGTATTCGATGCCCATTTTGTAAAAGGAACAGAGAAAAAGTATAAGAATTATAAAGTCGAAGTTATATTCACAAGAAATAATGAAACAGCGGATGAACGCATTGAAAAACTTGCGATCTCTTTAAATAATAGAAAAACTCAGATTCATGTGGCAACCTCTGATTTTACGGAACAATGGGCCATATTTGGACAAGGTGCACTAAGAAAATCAGCACGAGAGTTATTAATAGAGATGGACTCGGTTGAAAAGAAGATAGAAAAGAAGGTACAAAAAATTCAGGAAAATAGCCCTACTTCAAAAATTCCATTAAGCAATGAAGTGGCAGAAATTTTTGAAAAATGGCGAAGAGGAAAGCGATGA
- the cysE gene encoding serine O-acetyltransferase has translation MMFKMLKEDVEVVFEQDPAARTYLEVILTYSGLHSIWAHRMAHALYKRKFYFMARVISQVSRFFTGIEIHPGATIGRRFFIDHGMGVVIGETCEIGDNVTVFQGVTLGGTGKEKGKRHPTIKDNALIATGAKVLGSITVGENSKIGAGSVVLKDVPPNSTVVGIPGKVVIRDGKKVEKDLNHCDLPDPTGDRFKALEADIYNLRKQLEQVEKERSYEHEHSNI, from the coding sequence ATAATGTTTAAAATGCTAAAGGAAGATGTTGAAGTAGTTTTTGAACAAGATCCAGCGGCAAGGACGTATTTGGAGGTTATCTTAACATATTCAGGTTTGCATTCCATCTGGGCTCATCGAATGGCACATGCTCTATACAAGAGGAAATTTTATTTTATGGCAAGGGTCATATCGCAGGTAAGCCGCTTCTTCACAGGGATAGAAATTCACCCAGGTGCAACCATCGGAAGGCGGTTTTTTATCGATCATGGCATGGGGGTTGTCATCGGTGAAACATGTGAAATTGGTGACAATGTGACTGTGTTTCAGGGAGTTACACTAGGGGGAACGGGAAAAGAGAAAGGAAAGCGACATCCAACTATTAAGGATAATGCTCTTATTGCAACGGGTGCAAAAGTATTAGGATCAATCACGGTTGGTGAAAATTCTAAGATAGGAGCAGGTTCTGTCGTACTAAAGGATGTCCCTCCAAATTCGACAGTAGTTGGGATTCCTGGGAAAGTGGTAATAAGGGATGGAAAGAAAGTAGAGAAAGATTTAAATCACTGTGATCTACCAGATCCAACTGGCGACCGTTTCAAAGCATTAGAAGCCGATATTTACAATTTAAGAAAACAACTAGAACAGGTAGAGAAGGAAAGGAGCTACGAGCATGAGCATTCAAATATATAA
- the ispD gene encoding 2-C-methyl-D-erythritol 4-phosphate cytidylyltransferase: MSYQVIIPAAGQGKRMRAGKNKVLLQLKDIPILIHTLKVFELDEACQGIILAISAGDEDHFSSLLKKYRIKKVTSLVAGGNERQHSVYNGLQAAKKEGIVLVHDAARPFIEKRVIHELVAVAEKDGAAVVAVPVKDTIKKVNNFEVVETIERSSLWAIQTPQAFRVSLLEEAHNLALEQKFLGTDEASLVERLHIPVKIVEGDYDNIKLTTPEDLYFAEAIIKQRDYQKRGL, encoded by the coding sequence ATGTCTTACCAAGTTATTATCCCTGCAGCAGGACAAGGGAAAAGAATGCGGGCAGGCAAAAATAAGGTGTTGCTTCAGCTAAAGGATATTCCTATATTAATTCATACACTCAAGGTATTTGAATTAGATGAGGCATGTCAGGGAATTATTTTAGCTATTTCAGCCGGAGATGAAGATCATTTTTCCAGCCTTTTAAAAAAGTATCGAATTAAAAAGGTTACTTCCCTTGTTGCTGGTGGGAACGAAAGACAGCATAGTGTTTATAATGGGTTGCAAGCAGCAAAGAAAGAGGGAATTGTTCTCGTTCATGATGCAGCTAGGCCATTTATTGAAAAAAGAGTAATCCATGAATTAGTAGCGGTAGCTGAAAAGGATGGAGCGGCTGTAGTAGCCGTCCCTGTTAAGGATACGATTAAGAAGGTAAATAATTTTGAAGTAGTTGAGACGATTGAGCGTTCAAGCTTGTGGGCCATTCAAACCCCACAAGCTTTTCGCGTGTCGTTGTTAGAAGAAGCTCATAACTTAGCGTTGGAACAGAAGTTTTTAGGGACGGATGAGGCAAGTTTAGTAGAACGATTACATATACCTGTAAAAATTGTTGAGGGTGACTACGATAATATTAAACTGACGACACCAGAAGATTTGTATTTTGCAGAGGCAATCATAAAGCAACGTGACTACCAAAAGAGGGGACTTTAA
- the secE gene encoding preprotein translocase subunit SecE — translation MQRVVNFFKDVSREMRKVSWPKRKELTNYTVTVLATVIFFALFFAVIDLGISELIRLIP, via the coding sequence ATGCAGCGCGTAGTCAATTTTTTTAAAGATGTCAGCCGCGAAATGCGCAAAGTTAGTTGGCCAAAGCGTAAGGAACTGACAAACTACACAGTTACGGTATTAGCTACAGTTATATTTTTTGCTCTTTTCTTTGCTGTAATAGATTTAGGGATTTCAGAATTAATTCGTTTAATTCCTTGA